In Desulfuromonadales bacterium, one DNA window encodes the following:
- a CDS encoding DUF808 domain-containing protein, with protein MAGSSLFALLDDIATVLDDIAVMTKVAAKKTAGVLGDDLALNAEQVAGVRAERELPVVWAVAKGSVRNKLILVPAALAISALAPWGVIPLLMLGGAYLCYEGFEKLAHRFLHSKAEEQAEHAEIVKALIDPEVDLVAFEKEKIKGAIRTDFILSAEIIVIALGTVKGAAFGTQVAVVAGIAAIMTIGVYGLVAGIVKLDDAGLYLVKTSANNAWGGCQRALGKGFLRVAPYLMKTLAVVGTLAMFMVGGGILVHGIPNAHEVLHHAEEAIHGIPGIGGVLAAITPMALNALAGVVAGGVVLAIVSLARVIIGKFKKPA; from the coding sequence GTGGCAGGTTCCAGCCTTTTCGCTCTGTTAGATGACATAGCCACCGTGCTCGACGATATCGCGGTGATGACCAAAGTGGCCGCAAAAAAAACCGCCGGCGTGTTGGGCGATGACCTGGCGCTGAATGCGGAGCAGGTGGCCGGCGTACGGGCCGAGCGTGAACTGCCGGTAGTGTGGGCGGTGGCCAAGGGGTCGGTCAGGAACAAGCTGATTCTGGTGCCGGCGGCTCTGGCCATCAGCGCTCTGGCGCCGTGGGGGGTCATCCCGCTGCTGATGCTGGGCGGTGCGTATCTGTGTTATGAGGGCTTTGAAAAACTGGCGCACCGGTTCCTGCACAGCAAGGCCGAGGAACAGGCCGAACATGCCGAAATCGTCAAGGCCCTGATCGACCCCGAGGTGGATCTGGTGGCTTTCGAGAAGGAAAAAATCAAGGGCGCCATTCGCACGGACTTCATCCTCTCGGCAGAAATCATCGTAATTGCGCTGGGCACGGTGAAGGGCGCCGCCTTCGGCACCCAGGTGGCCGTTGTCGCTGGCATTGCCGCCATCATGACGATCGGCGTCTATGGCCTGGTAGCCGGCATCGTGAAGCTGGACGACGCCGGCCTGTATCTGGTAAAAACCAGCGCGAACAATGCCTGGGGCGGCTGCCAGCGGGCCCTGGGAAAGGGTTTCCTGCGCGTGGCGCCGTACCTGATGAAGACGCTGGCCGTTGTCGGGACGCTGGCCATGTTCATGGTGGGCGGCGGCATCCTGGTGCATGGCATCCCCAATGCGCACGAGGTGCTGCATCACGCGGAAGAAGCCATCCACGGTATTCCGGGGATCGGCGGCGTGCTGGCGGCGATTACCCCCATGGCCCTGAATGCGCTGGCCGGAGTGGTAGCCGGCGGCGTGGTGCTAGCCATCGTCAGTCTGGCCAGGGTGATCATCGGCAAGTTCAAAAAGCCTGCCTGA
- a CDS encoding PIN domain-containing protein, with translation MKGVNTFLDTNILIYAYDTSAGDKHQKARDLLTGLWESGLGMVSTQVLQEFHVTVTRKIPKPLDLATAREIITDFLTWDVVVNDGDAILKAIDVQEKHGFSFWDSMVIAAAITGGAAVLLTEDLSDGQKICGVEIRNPFAGRVS, from the coding sequence ATGAAAGGCGTTAATACCTTTCTCGACACCAACATCCTCATCTATGCCTATGACACCTCGGCCGGCGACAAGCACCAGAAGGCGCGTGACCTGCTGACCGGCTTGTGGGAATCGGGGCTTGGCATGGTGAGCACGCAGGTCCTTCAGGAATTCCACGTCACCGTCACCCGCAAAATTCCCAAGCCCCTCGACCTCGCTACCGCTCGCGAGATCATTACCGATTTCCTTACGTGGGATGTCGTCGTCAACGACGGCGATGCGATCCTCAAGGCCATCGATGTCCAGGAGAAACACGGGTTTTCGTTCTGGGATTCGATGGTCATCGCCGCCGCCATCACCGGAGGAGCCGCAGTTCTTCTGACGGAGGATCTTTCGGATGGGCAGAAAATCTGCGGTGTCGAAATCAGGAATCCCTTCGCGGGAAGGGTGAGTTAG
- a CDS encoding ribbon-helix-helix protein, CopG family: MEKQNVTLSLPKPLLKKAKSLAARKEISLSELLRESVEEKVREASGYSRARARQLRLLEAGLDLGTKGRGIDREELHERR; this comes from the coding sequence ATGGAGAAGCAGAACGTTACCCTTTCTCTTCCCAAGCCCCTGCTGAAAAAGGCAAAATCCCTCGCCGCCCGGAAGGAGATTTCCCTCAGCGAACTGCTGCGCGAATCGGTGGAGGAAAAGGTGAGAGAAGCCTCCGGCTACAGCCGGGCGCGGGCGAGGCAGCTTAGGCTCCTGGAAGCCGGGCTCGACCTCGGGACGAAGGGCCGCGGCATCGATCGCGAGGAACTCCATGAAAGGCGTTAA
- a CDS encoding DUF3185 family protein, translating to MANDSNTIKLALGLALLVAGGFLFWWGHSESQSLANQLSRAIAGTHSDRVMWKYIGGAVCSVVGVVLLVRK from the coding sequence ATGGCCAACGATAGCAACACGATCAAGCTTGCCCTCGGCCTCGCTCTGCTGGTGGCCGGCGGGTTTCTCTTCTGGTGGGGCCACAGCGAGTCCCAGTCTCTGGCCAACCAGCTATCTCGCGCTATCGCAGGGACGCACTCGGACCGGGTGATGTGGAAGTACATCGGCGGTGCGGTCTGCTCAGTGGTGGGGGTGGTGCTGCTGGTACGGAAGTAA